Proteins co-encoded in one Prevotella sp. E13-27 genomic window:
- a CDS encoding NAD(P)H-hydrate dehydratase, with protein MKIFTSAQIHELDKYTIDHEPIKSIDLMERAARVLTRAITERWPSTIPIIVFAGPGNNGGDALAVARMLIEQNYQVQTFLFNITGHLSADCAENKKRLCDKKGRSLLTEITQEFDPPHLDSGMLIVDGLFGSGLNKPLAGGFASLVKYINASKADVVSIDVPSGLMTEDNTYNVSANIIRATQTLTLGQLKLSFLFPESQAYIGQLRILDIRLSREGMEKIESNYTLMEEDIARQLIMQRDRFAHKGQMGSALIIAGCYGMAGASVLATKACLRAGAGKVTTHVPKRNVAIMQVAVPEAIVSIDREETSFTEGVATEDFQAVGIGPGLGTSEQTAITLIAQLRRTQCPLVIDADALNILASRRAWLQQLPKGVIMTPHPKELDRMEGKCIDSFERLTKARELAERLQGYVILKGHHTAICMPDGHVVFNNSGNAGMATAGSGDVLTGIITGLLARGYERREACMLGVYLHGLAGDLAVRELGEESLIASDLIQYLPKAFVRLKN; from the coding sequence ATGAAAATCTTTACGAGCGCTCAAATCCACGAACTGGATAAATATACCATAGATCACGAACCCATTAAGTCTATAGACCTAATGGAGAGAGCCGCACGCGTTCTTACCAGGGCAATAACAGAAAGATGGCCAAGTACCATCCCAATTATTGTGTTTGCCGGACCAGGCAACAACGGCGGTGACGCTCTTGCCGTAGCACGCATGCTCATTGAACAGAACTATCAGGTTCAGACATTCCTTTTTAATATTACCGGTCATCTCTCTGCCGATTGTGCCGAGAACAAGAAACGTCTCTGCGACAAAAAAGGACGCTCACTACTGACCGAGATAACCCAGGAGTTTGACCCGCCACATCTGGATAGTGGCATGCTGATAGTTGATGGCCTGTTCGGTTCAGGTCTGAATAAGCCATTAGCTGGCGGTTTCGCTTCACTGGTGAAATACATCAACGCCTCAAAAGCCGATGTTGTTAGCATTGACGTGCCTTCAGGACTTATGACCGAAGATAACACCTACAATGTAAGTGCCAATATCATCAGAGCAACACAGACTCTCACCCTCGGACAGCTGAAGCTATCGTTCCTTTTCCCCGAGAGTCAGGCATACATAGGACAACTGCGCATACTTGACATCCGTCTCAGCCGTGAGGGCATGGAAAAGATTGAGTCCAACTACACACTGATGGAGGAAGACATAGCACGCCAACTTATTATGCAACGCGACCGTTTTGCTCATAAGGGACAGATGGGCAGCGCACTCATAATCGCGGGTTGCTACGGCATGGCAGGTGCATCAGTGCTTGCTACCAAAGCGTGTCTGAGAGCAGGAGCAGGAAAAGTGACTACCCACGTGCCAAAACGTAACGTAGCAATCATGCAGGTTGCTGTTCCAGAGGCCATAGTAAGCATAGACCGCGAAGAAACATCGTTTACCGAAGGTGTTGCAACAGAAGACTTCCAGGCAGTGGGAATAGGTCCCGGGCTTGGCACATCGGAACAGACAGCCATCACACTTATAGCCCAGCTACGCCGCACACAATGTCCTCTCGTCATTGATGCCGATGCGTTGAACATACTGGCAAGTAGAAGGGCATGGCTGCAGCAATTACCTAAAGGAGTAATCATGACGCCACATCCTAAAGAGCTCGACCGCATGGAAGGCAAGTGCATTGACTCGTTCGAACGCCTGACAAAGGCACGTGAGCTTGCCGAACGGTTACAGGGATACGTTATCCTCAAAGGACACCACACAGCCATTTGCATGCCCGACGGCCACGTAGTATTCAACAACTCCGGCAACGCAGGGATGGCTACCGCTGGTAGCGGCGATGTACTCACAGGCATCATAACAGGACTGCTTGCCCGCGGCTATGAGCGTCGTGAGGCATGCATGCTCGGTGTCTATCTTCACGGACTGGCAGGCGATCTTGCAGTACGCGAATTGGGAGAAGAGAGCCTCATAGCAAGCGATTTAATACAGTATCTGCCAAAGGCATTTGTCAGATTGAAGAATTAA
- a CDS encoding DUF4831 family protein yields the protein MKLKIASLFIALSCYASAEAQTRLSDYRPGVTTEGAVYFLPKTAIKVKVLVERSVYKPGEFCNYAMRYLHANDVQLEANTSYRIVSVKQHPIAMVDSTKAYAVKFNAKTIAANVSLSDDGRLLAINAQPTPQPELADFKPAAKTAEVNPRKFMNEEILAAGSTSKMAELTAQEIYDLRENRALLIKGQADFMPGDGAQMKMMLDQIELQCNALTSLFTGTVNKDTTEITLTVIPDGALKHQILFRLSQRLGIVDADDLSGEPYYITIEDLSNIPALDEAAAEKNKKKKQPESGIYVNVPGRMRSTIERNGNVLSNAEMPAPQFGRVELLSGDLFNKRYTTHLWLNTLTGSVERLEAEQPK from the coding sequence ATGAAATTAAAGATTGCATCTTTATTTATAGCGCTCAGCTGCTATGCATCAGCTGAAGCACAGACACGACTAAGCGACTACCGTCCAGGTGTCACTACCGAAGGCGCTGTCTATTTCCTTCCAAAGACAGCAATAAAAGTAAAGGTATTAGTAGAACGCTCAGTTTACAAGCCTGGTGAGTTCTGCAACTATGCCATGCGCTACTTGCATGCTAACGATGTACAACTGGAGGCAAACACCTCATATCGCATTGTAAGCGTGAAACAGCATCCTATTGCAATGGTAGATAGCACAAAGGCATATGCGGTGAAGTTTAATGCAAAAACGATAGCTGCTAACGTATCGCTGAGTGATGACGGCCGTCTGCTTGCAATCAACGCACAGCCTACTCCACAGCCAGAACTGGCAGACTTTAAGCCCGCAGCCAAGACTGCTGAAGTAAATCCTCGAAAGTTCATGAACGAAGAGATTCTTGCTGCCGGAAGCACATCAAAGATGGCCGAGCTAACTGCACAGGAGATATATGATCTTCGTGAGAACCGCGCATTGCTCATAAAAGGCCAGGCAGATTTTATGCCAGGTGACGGCGCACAGATGAAGATGATGCTCGACCAGATAGAGTTACAGTGCAATGCGCTCACCTCACTCTTCACTGGCACAGTAAACAAAGACACGACAGAGATAACTCTGACGGTTATACCCGATGGCGCACTAAAACATCAGATACTCTTCCGCCTCTCACAGAGATTGGGAATTGTTGATGCTGATGATCTTTCTGGAGAACCATATTACATCACCATTGAAGACCTGAGTAATATTCCTGCCTTAGACGAGGCTGCTGCTGAAAAGAACAAGAAGAAGAAACAGCCTGAGAGTGGTATATATGTCAATGTACCTGGACGCATGCGCAGCACCATTGAGCGTAACGGCAACGTATTATCAAATGCCGAGATGCCTGCTCCACAGTTCGGCCGTGTTGAACTGCTTAGCGGCGACCTCTTTAACAAGCGTTACACCACTCACCTGTGGCTTAACACTCTTACAGGCAGTGTTGAGCGACTTGAAGCAGAACAGCCGAAATAA
- a CDS encoding RagB/SusD family nutrient uptake outer membrane protein, with protein MISLKNIFKSALLLGLTTAMVGCSDMLESDSERQNFEPSIESKTDSVFYAYGIFEAMQHLADQYVFQGEMRGDLVATTKYTDNNLRQLANFSATTANKYDSAYVYYRVINNCNYYIAKRKTNLYTGSTNVVMNEYAAIKALRAWAYLQLGRNYERVPFFTEPLTSVSQIDNNKFPELTLDQIVDQLAPDLEQYTGYQLPRYGSDYYNAGTPNWTSAAKNVVMSKCFIPVDVILGDMYLETGQYDAAAKHFVTYLTQFASSSSIYWNMSPFIAPMTAKMKGGQVVDSDLLPSPSNVAVEMKGAGGEWSTIFSGSVSDNSFMEIISYIPMAVNKQQGPTTIVPLSFGFNYYATSEERGDFGAYVEEIQITPSDALNTLSDSTEYYYYAKGGTNQHDNIQISKAGDMRLRSITTTNRKASDNSEYLWIDKYKQANIILYRTSTVMLHLAEAFNRLGMPDAAFGILKDGISSVLTFTKEANPGGYPDYITDDTRTKLTTIYPLFSSVNIEKFNTAVYAYGIHSHGAGKATGDCASAIYRTGTSPYKMPRIVGKKLDELNAKVKDNSYPAGITIGTTKQDTINAIEDILCDEYALELAFEGNRFYDLCRLARHKNGHAKSSTYDGSPYGANFGGVWLADKLKANNPVVDLKSEKNWYLPFK; from the coding sequence ATGATTAGTTTAAAGAATATATTCAAAAGTGCTCTGCTGTTGGGATTGACTACAGCAATGGTCGGCTGCTCTGATATGCTGGAGAGTGATAGTGAGCGTCAGAACTTTGAGCCATCAATAGAATCTAAGACTGACTCAGTATTCTATGCTTATGGTATTTTTGAGGCTATGCAGCATCTGGCTGATCAGTATGTGTTCCAAGGAGAAATGCGTGGTGACCTTGTTGCTACGACTAAATACACGGATAACAACCTGCGTCAGTTGGCTAACTTCTCTGCTACCACAGCCAACAAATATGACAGTGCCTATGTGTATTACAGGGTCATTAACAACTGTAACTACTACATTGCCAAACGTAAGACCAATCTCTATACTGGTTCTACTAACGTTGTGATGAATGAATACGCAGCCATCAAGGCACTGAGAGCATGGGCCTATCTGCAGTTGGGCCGCAACTATGAGCGTGTGCCGTTCTTCACGGAGCCACTGACTTCTGTGTCGCAGATTGATAACAATAAGTTCCCCGAGTTGACGCTTGACCAGATTGTTGATCAGCTTGCGCCAGACCTGGAACAATATACTGGCTATCAACTGCCTCGTTATGGTAGTGATTATTACAATGCAGGAACTCCCAACTGGACGTCTGCTGCAAAAAATGTAGTCATGAGCAAATGTTTCATTCCGGTGGATGTTATCCTCGGTGATATGTATCTGGAAACCGGACAATATGATGCTGCAGCCAAGCACTTCGTTACCTATTTGACACAGTTTGCTTCAAGTTCGTCGATATATTGGAATATGAGTCCTTTCATAGCTCCAATGACTGCCAAGATGAAAGGTGGTCAGGTAGTGGATTCAGACCTGTTGCCATCACCCAGTAATGTGGCAGTAGAAATGAAAGGCGCTGGCGGAGAATGGAGCACAATCTTCTCTGGCTCTGTTTCTGACAACTCTTTTATGGAGATTATTTCTTACATTCCTATGGCTGTTAATAAGCAGCAGGGACCTACAACCATTGTCCCCCTTTCTTTTGGTTTCAATTATTATGCAACATCGGAAGAGAGAGGTGACTTCGGAGCTTATGTAGAAGAAATTCAGATTACACCGTCTGATGCACTCAACACGTTGTCTGACTCAACAGAGTATTACTACTATGCTAAGGGAGGCACGAACCAGCATGATAATATCCAGATATCAAAAGCCGGTGACATGCGTCTGCGCAGCATCACGACAACAAACAGGAAAGCATCTGATAACTCTGAGTACCTGTGGATAGACAAGTATAAGCAGGCTAACATCATTCTTTATCGTACCAGCACGGTGATGCTCCATCTCGCTGAGGCTTTCAATCGCCTTGGTATGCCTGATGCCGCATTTGGAATACTTAAAGATGGAATAAGCAGCGTATTGACGTTTACTAAAGAAGCGAACCCTGGTGGATATCCAGATTATATCACAGATGATACTCGTACAAAACTGACGACTATCTATCCACTATTCTCCAGCGTTAATATTGAGAAATTCAATACAGCAGTCTATGCTTATGGTATCCATAGCCATGGAGCTGGTAAAGCTACAGGCGATTGTGCTTCTGCAATCTACCGTACTGGCACGTCACCCTATAAGATGCCTCGCATCGTTGGAAAGAAGCTCGATGAATTGAATGCGAAGGTCAAGGATAATTCTTATCCAGCTGGCATTACCATCGGTACAACGAAGCAGGACACCATCAACGCTATTGAGGATATACTCTGTGATGAGTATGCATTGGAGTTAGCATTTGAGGGTAACCGATTCTACGATCTCTGTCGTCTGGCTCGTCATAAGAATGGTCATGCAAAGAGCTCTACCTACGATGGCTCGCCTTATGGTGCCAACTTTGGTGGTGTCTGGCTTGCTGACAAGTTGAAAGCCAACAACCCTGTGGTTGACCTGAAGAGCGAAAAGAACTGGTATCTGCCTTTCAAATAA
- a CDS encoding SusC/RagA family TonB-linked outer membrane protein, whose product MKSNIFKTLQNTSQRLFFCTLALGLFAVPTFAQSEDEDEEEVTVAKKQPKKEKLVNYPTVTVKGVISDMATGKPLPGIQLQMLGNKRYTAMSEEDGSFRIKVPTFATSLYVYAPEYMSQQVAIVAGDTTQNVKVTMIKDVFQPMYGKGTDYTAKSEAKIESFGVTVDNEISSKLGADMHTIMRSGALDGGAAMFIRGLNSITADAQPLIIVDGIELDMQRDRSSLHAGQFNNLLANIAPDDVEKVTVLKNATALYGSRGANGVVLIDTKRGHSMATRIDANVSAGVTLVPRLPTMMDASQYRSYATEMIGTIDGIQQQKIDFRFLNDDPNGYYYNIYHNNTDWTDEVYHNAMTQNYSINVQGGDDVGMYNLSLGYLDAEYAARKNNFDRMNVRFNTDISILYNLSTKFDIAITHTSNSVFDNGMPEDFDAGALVSPTALSLIKSPLVAPYQYNKLVNGGKGGFTKLLSDYDDIFSQMGREYSLANPSAVLNYGEGDNKNVAENTYFNVHVEPTYNINRNLSVSALASYTLNRNAQRYFRPRVGVPSYNISELGRVYAKVSSMFAKEENILGKLQFDWNHQYGKHTFAAFAGARYNQFSFDVDNVSVQSTSATTSDRSPALSWAGYRDISGANDVWKQIQWYGNVDYNYMNRYFATLSLLGEANSRFGENADGLSMFGVKWALFPSLQLGWVLTNESWFPKNMGVNYLRVNAGFDVSGNDGISNYAARTSYTTVRFNQMGIGTQLTNIGNDKVQWESTKKLNLGFQSYLLENRLGIRFDYFLHKTDNLLTLKTFSSPIAGVNRYWSNGGELENEGFEAMVTVKPVVMKDWNLEVGASVGHYKNKVTKLPSGDYTTSVYGDNNILTSEGNPIALFYGYKTKGVFATAAEANAAGLSMTDAAGNPHYFAAGDVHFDDLNNDGKIDENDKTIIGDPNPDIYGNIFATLNYKRLTLNIGFNYSLGNDVYNYQRSVLNSGSNFYNQQVAEVGRWRYEGQQTDIPRAVYGDPMQNNRFSDRWIEDGSYLRLKTLNLSYRVPVPENWDWLQGLTVWAEAQNLLTFSKYLGNDPEFSNGTNVIYQGIDCGNLAHSRSFMMGLKINL is encoded by the coding sequence ATGAAGAGCAACATATTTAAAACATTGCAGAACACAAGTCAGCGACTTTTCTTCTGCACGTTAGCACTCGGACTCTTTGCCGTTCCCACCTTCGCGCAGAGCGAGGATGAGGACGAGGAGGAAGTTACTGTCGCCAAAAAACAGCCTAAAAAGGAGAAGCTCGTCAATTATCCTACTGTCACTGTGAAAGGTGTAATCAGTGATATGGCTACTGGCAAGCCTCTGCCTGGCATACAGTTGCAGATGTTAGGTAACAAGCGCTACACCGCCATGTCTGAGGAAGATGGCTCGTTTAGGATCAAAGTGCCAACATTTGCTACATCACTTTATGTGTATGCACCAGAATATATGTCACAGCAGGTGGCTATTGTTGCTGGTGATACAACACAGAATGTGAAGGTGACGATGATCAAAGACGTGTTCCAGCCGATGTATGGTAAGGGAACTGACTATACCGCGAAAAGCGAGGCTAAGATTGAGTCATTCGGCGTTACGGTGGATAACGAGATATCAAGTAAGCTTGGTGCGGACATGCACACTATCATGCGTTCAGGTGCCCTTGATGGAGGAGCAGCCATGTTTATACGTGGTCTTAACAGCATCACTGCTGATGCTCAGCCGCTGATTATTGTGGACGGTATTGAGCTGGATATGCAGCGTGACCGTTCGTCACTTCATGCAGGACAGTTCAATAACCTCCTTGCCAATATCGCCCCCGATGATGTGGAGAAGGTGACAGTGCTGAAGAATGCAACAGCGCTCTATGGATCACGCGGTGCAAATGGCGTGGTGCTTATTGACACGAAGCGCGGTCACTCCATGGCTACACGCATTGACGCTAACGTGTCAGCAGGTGTGACACTCGTTCCCAGACTGCCGACAATGATGGATGCGTCACAGTATCGCAGCTATGCTACTGAGATGATTGGTACAATTGACGGCATTCAGCAGCAGAAGATAGACTTCCGCTTCCTCAATGACGATCCCAATGGCTACTATTATAATATCTATCATAATAATACAGACTGGACGGACGAGGTTTATCATAACGCGATGACACAGAACTACAGCATCAACGTACAGGGTGGTGATGATGTGGGTATGTATAACCTTTCTCTCGGTTATCTGGATGCAGAGTATGCTGCCAGAAAGAATAACTTTGACAGAATGAACGTTCGTTTTAATACTGACATCAGCATTCTTTATAATCTGAGCACGAAGTTTGATATTGCTATCACGCATACGTCTAACTCTGTCTTTGACAACGGTATGCCGGAGGATTTCGATGCAGGTGCACTGGTGTCTCCTACCGCTCTTTCACTGATTAAGTCGCCACTCGTGGCTCCATATCAGTATAACAAGCTCGTCAATGGCGGTAAGGGTGGATTCACTAAGTTGCTTTCTGACTATGATGATATCTTCTCGCAGATGGGAAGGGAATACTCATTGGCAAATCCATCAGCAGTGTTGAATTACGGTGAGGGCGATAATAAGAATGTTGCTGAGAATACCTACTTCAATGTTCATGTAGAGCCGACGTATAATATCAATCGCAACCTCAGCGTTTCTGCTCTGGCAAGCTACACGCTGAACCGTAATGCACAGCGTTATTTCCGTCCGCGAGTAGGCGTGCCTTCTTATAACATCTCTGAACTTGGACGTGTCTATGCAAAAGTGTCATCAATGTTTGCCAAAGAGGAGAATATATTGGGTAAGCTCCAGTTCGACTGGAACCATCAGTATGGCAAACATACTTTCGCTGCCTTTGCCGGTGCACGATACAATCAGTTCTCATTCGATGTTGACAATGTCTCAGTGCAGTCAACCTCTGCAACCACGAGTGACCGTAGCCCAGCACTGTCATGGGCCGGCTATCGTGACATCAGCGGTGCCAACGATGTGTGGAAGCAGATACAGTGGTATGGCAATGTGGACTATAATTATATGAATCGCTATTTCGCTACACTGTCACTGCTGGGCGAGGCCAACAGCCGATTTGGTGAGAATGCTGACGGACTGAGCATGTTCGGTGTGAAGTGGGCGCTCTTCCCAAGCTTACAGTTAGGATGGGTGTTGACCAATGAAAGCTGGTTCCCGAAGAACATGGGAGTCAATTATCTTCGCGTAAATGCCGGCTTCGATGTCAGTGGCAACGACGGTATAAGCAACTATGCAGCACGTACAAGCTATACTACTGTTCGTTTCAACCAGATGGGTATTGGTACACAGCTGACGAACATCGGTAACGACAAAGTGCAGTGGGAAAGCACGAAGAAGCTGAACCTCGGTTTCCAGTCTTATCTGCTTGAGAATAGACTGGGCATTCGCTTCGATTACTTCCTCCACAAGACCGACAACCTGCTTACCTTGAAGACATTCTCTTCACCGATTGCTGGTGTGAACCGTTATTGGAGCAATGGTGGAGAACTGGAGAATGAAGGCTTTGAGGCGATGGTTACTGTTAAACCTGTGGTTATGAAAGATTGGAATCTCGAAGTAGGAGCTTCTGTAGGACACTATAAGAACAAGGTGACCAAGTTGCCAAGCGGCGATTACACTACTTCTGTATATGGTGACAACAATATCTTAACCTCAGAGGGTAATCCTATCGCACTGTTCTATGGCTATAAGACGAAAGGTGTGTTTGCCACTGCTGCTGAAGCTAATGCTGCAGGACTTAGCATGACGGATGCTGCTGGTAACCCTCACTATTTCGCTGCTGGTGATGTACACTTTGACGATCTCAACAACGATGGTAAGATTGACGAAAACGACAAGACAATCATCGGTGATCCCAATCCTGATATCTACGGAAATATTTTTGCTACACTGAACTACAAGAGACTGACGCTGAACATTGGCTTCAACTATTCTCTTGGAAACGATGTGTATAACTATCAGCGCTCTGTACTCAATTCAGGCAGCAACTTCTACAACCAGCAGGTGGCAGAAGTGGGACGTTGGCGCTATGAGGGACAGCAGACAGATATTCCACGTGCTGTATATGGCGACCCGATGCAGAACAACCGATTCAGCGACCGTTGGATTGAAGACGGAAGCTATCTGCGCCTGAAGACTTTGAACTTGAGCTATCGTGTACCTGTGCCTGAGAACTGGGACTGGCTGCAAGGACTCACTGTTTGGGCTGAGGCACAGAATCTACTTACCTTCTCAAAGTATTTGGGCAATGATCCTGAGTTCTCTAATGGTACCAACGTAATCTATCAGGGTATAGATTGTGGAAACCTGGCTCACAGCCGCTCGTTCATGATGGGACTGAAGATTAACCTGTAG
- a CDS encoding fasciclin domain-containing protein — MKQNKYIGITMMAAAMLAATSCTDYSDYNDYPASSVPSADKTLWENIDATPQLSNFKALLQQAGFDEELKSSKAYTVWAPADNTFDMAAYQNLSKEDLLKQFVKSHVAAFAYPASGNVDQRVLALNEKYFTFKGDGAYTFDGRNVTTANVPATNGLMHITDGDAKFYPNIYEYIKASEGLDSLKKYLLKYELTELNTSKSVKGPIVNGIQTYIDSVMETENIITKYRVRAQIDREDSSYLAVLPTDKAFKDMYNKVYAANNFITTTTALDVDKISSYDDTKTTTKVNIRDTKELRDSVAKLTIASNLFFSKNDYYYQMWKDGSAAAAGKSDTIRSTTNAKLSNPKEITEDYTTGQKVNVSNGEVIIVDSLAMKPWETYKPKIKAWLKNNRGLAFSGVAEDITVPDSLYDPNFKCTDIENYPELVGKPYAIFGSDPEEKNYSWVHVTPDNEFVCPHLFVKLPEVKSGKYNFYVVYMPTAMKEFGNEPRSSLLNYRLSYCNKSGTVLNYVFGRSYAEALKEGKKLPAVPKTVSIEEAFTHNTAKVDTVFIGQFDFEVSYSGLGISPSIHISSEILPFSLEDMNYSRDIRIAAIIMKPVELDEYEEKNK; from the coding sequence ATGAAACAAAACAAATATATAGGGATTACGATGATGGCGGCTGCAATGCTTGCTGCCACATCGTGTACCGACTACAGCGATTATAATGATTATCCTGCGTCAAGTGTACCTTCAGCCGACAAGACGCTTTGGGAAAACATTGATGCAACTCCTCAGCTGAGTAATTTCAAAGCGCTCTTACAACAGGCCGGCTTTGATGAGGAACTGAAGAGTTCTAAGGCATACACTGTGTGGGCACCGGCAGATAACACATTTGATATGGCTGCCTACCAGAATCTCAGTAAAGAAGATTTGCTGAAGCAGTTTGTTAAGAGCCATGTAGCCGCCTTCGCCTATCCGGCATCGGGTAATGTGGATCAGCGAGTATTAGCGCTCAACGAGAAGTATTTCACCTTTAAAGGTGATGGCGCTTATACGTTTGACGGACGCAATGTTACGACCGCTAACGTGCCCGCGACCAATGGACTGATGCACATCACTGATGGTGATGCCAAGTTCTATCCAAACATCTATGAGTATATTAAAGCCAGCGAAGGACTTGACTCACTGAAAAAATATCTGCTAAAGTATGAGTTGACGGAACTGAATACGTCGAAGAGTGTCAAAGGTCCTATCGTCAATGGTATTCAGACCTATATAGACTCAGTGATGGAAACAGAAAATATCATTACCAAATATCGTGTCAGGGCTCAAATAGACCGTGAGGACAGTTCTTATCTGGCTGTGCTGCCTACTGATAAGGCCTTCAAGGATATGTATAATAAGGTGTATGCCGCTAATAATTTTATTACTACTACGACTGCCCTTGATGTTGACAAAATCTCTTCCTATGACGATACGAAGACAACGACCAAGGTGAATATTCGTGATACGAAGGAATTGCGTGACTCTGTTGCGAAGCTGACTATTGCTTCAAACTTGTTCTTCAGCAAGAACGACTATTACTATCAGATGTGGAAAGACGGTAGTGCAGCTGCTGCTGGGAAGAGCGACACCATCCGCTCAACAACCAATGCCAAGCTTTCTAATCCAAAGGAAATCACTGAGGACTATACCACAGGGCAAAAGGTAAATGTAAGTAATGGCGAGGTAATCATCGTGGATAGTCTGGCCATGAAACCATGGGAGACTTACAAACCGAAGATCAAGGCTTGGCTGAAGAATAACAGAGGTTTGGCTTTCAGTGGCGTGGCTGAGGATATTACAGTGCCAGACTCGCTCTATGATCCGAATTTCAAATGTACCGATATTGAAAATTATCCCGAACTTGTAGGGAAGCCTTATGCTATCTTTGGAAGTGATCCTGAAGAAAAGAACTATTCTTGGGTTCATGTGACACCAGACAACGAATTCGTGTGTCCTCATCTATTTGTAAAACTGCCAGAGGTGAAGTCAGGAAAGTATAACTTCTATGTTGTATATATGCCAACGGCTATGAAGGAGTTCGGTAACGAACCACGTTCTTCGCTGTTGAACTATCGTCTCAGCTATTGCAACAAGAGCGGTACTGTTCTCAACTATGTCTTTGGACGTAGCTATGCAGAAGCATTGAAGGAAGGAAAGAAACTTCCTGCTGTGCCTAAGACGGTGTCTATAGAGGAAGCTTTCACACATAACACTGCAAAAGTTGACACCGTGTTTATTGGTCAGTTTGATTTCGAAGTGAGCTATTCAGGTCTTGGTATTAGCCCGAGTATACATATCTCTTCAGAGATCTTACCTTTCTCATTAGAGGATATGAATTACTCTCGTGATATTCGCATTGCTGCTATTATCATGAAGCCTGTTGAACTTGATGAATACGAAGAAAAAAATAAATAA